GCTCTGTCTTTGAGATTTTCATTGTTTGTTGCTAAAATCCCACCACTGGCAATAGCATGTTTCATTTGTGGTGAAAATCGAAAGGTTGTGATATCCGCTTTGAGTCCGCCGATTTTTTTGCCATTATACGTAGCGCCCATCGCATCGGAGGCATCTTCGATGATATTGATATTATAGAGTTTTGCAATCTTATAAAGTTTATCCAGATCTGTTGGTTGTCCAGCGATATGATTAATAAAAGCACCTTTTAGTTTTTTGCTGCGATTTTTTTCCAAAATATTCTCAAGATTATCCAAGTCGATATTAAAATCATCTTCATCAATATCTACAAAAACAGGCTCGGCATCAAAATGTCGAATGACCTCAGCCACAGAAGGAAAAGAGTTCACCGAACAGATGATTTTATCGCCACGTTTAAGATCAAGAGCACACATAGCAAGATGCATAGCAGACGTACCGTTATTGGTGCTGATGGCATTTTTACTACCGATATACTGTGCGAACTGTTCTTCTAATTTTCGAGAGATTTTTGTTTCATTTAACTCTAGCACATCTTGTACATAGGTCTTCTCTCGTATGTCGATGGAAGGTTTATAAAATGGTATCTCTTTATTCATAAGGGTATCCTTTATATAGTGATTATAACTTTATATCGCGTGGATATAAAAAATCATGTCCAATGGTACGGTGACTGATTTTGGCAATGATAGGCATTTTTCTTTTAAATTGATTTCTATAAATTCTATTTTGAATGAGCGCGATGATCTCAGACTCAAAACCTGCATCTAGCATCTCTTGTTCATTCATGCGTTTATCAACAAAAGCATGCAAGGCCTGGTCGAGGTCAGCATAAGAAAATCCAAGATCTGCTTCATCGCTTTGGCCTTCCCATAAATCAGCAGAAGGGGGCTTTGAAATGATAGATTGAGGGACGCCAAGATATGTGGCAAATTCAAAAATCTCTGTTTTGTACAAATCGCCAATAGGATTAATGGCACTTGCAAGATCTCCAAATAACGTTCCATATCCAAGTAATAGCTCACTTTTATTGCTAGTCCCAAGGACGAGTGCGTGCTCTTTGGCTGAAATATCATAGAGGATTGACATCCTCACACGGGCACTAAAATTACCGATACGCAGGTTGTCTGCATCAGAATCTTTAAAATAAGTGCTGATAAGAGGTGCTATGGAGACAGTTTCATATGCAATATCAAATGCATTACAGAGTGTTAGGGCGTCATCTAAGCTCGAATCACTTGAAAAAGAAGAGGGCATCATGATACCTAATACATCTTTCCCAAAAGCCTTTTTTGCTAAAACAGCAACAACAGCAGAATCAATACCGCCACTAATGCCAAGCACTACCTTTTTCAGAGACGTTTTATAAACCTCATCTCGTAAAAATTTTATGATATATGATTCTATTAATTCGTATTTTTTCAAACAAACCCTTAAATTTTAGAAAGATTATTCAAGATAGATTATACTGAAGAAATTATTAATTTTCTCTTTTAAATATAGTTAAATTGTTTAAGGTTTGTGTAAAATAGACAAAAGTTTACAAAAAGTTTAAAATATAAACTTAAAAAAACAATTTAAAGCTAAATTTAAGGTAAGATAAAATAGTATGAAAAAATTTCTATTTTATGACACCAGAAATGCTCTCATTTGAAGATAATAAGGAGAATCAATGTTAGAAATTAGATGGCACAGTCGCGCAGGACAAGGTGCAGTCACAGGAGCCAAGGGATTGGGCGATGTGATTGCCAATACAGGCAAAGAAGTGCAAGCATTTGCATTTTATGGTTCCGCCAAAAGAGGCGCTGCTATGACGGCTTATAATCGGATTGATGATCAACCTATTATCAATCATGAGAAACATATGGTTCCAGATTATGTGCTAGTGATTGATCCTGCTTTGGCATTATCAGCCGATATCACCGCACATGAAAAAAACACCACACGATATATCGTGACGACACACTTGTCGAAAGAGGCGTTAATCAAACAGGTACCAAAGCTTGCCGGTAAGCAAGTTTTTACGGTGGATTGTATGAAAATCTCTATGGAGACGATAGGACGAGCCATCCCCAATACACCGATGTTAGGGGCTTTGATGAAAGTCTCAGGGATGTTTGATGTTGAATATTTTAAAAATGCGATGCTTAAAGTACTAAGTAAATTTCCACAAGCCGTGATTGATGCCAATATGGCGGCAATTGATCGTGCCTACAACGAAGTAAAATAAAGGGGCTAGAATGGACTATTTAGGATGGGATCAAGTAGAAGCAGGTGCCGTATTACCGTCATTTGATGAGGTAAAAGGAGATATTGCTTTGCTAAAACAGGCAGAACGAGATTATGCACCAACCAATTCTTATACCGCAAGTGTTGCAGATTGGCGAGTCTTTAAGCCGGTATTTAATCGCGATCTTTGTATTGATTGTCAAAATTGTTGGGTTTTTTGTCCCGATACTGCGATTATTGCTGTGGATAAGAAAATGGTGGGAATTGATTATGAACATTGCAAAGGATGTGGTGTGTGTGTGGATGTGTGTCCAACCAATCAAAAATCACTGCTTATGTTCGATGAAAATGAAGATAATGACAGGGCATTGCAAAATTGGCCAGAGAAAATAAAGAAGGAAAAGTAATGGCAGAAAAATTAAAATTACAAGAAGTGGAAGTTTGGGATGGAAATATGGCCTTTGCTCAAGCGATGCGACAAGCACAAATCGATGTCGTTGCTGCTTATCCCATCACCCCATCGACTCCGACGGTTCATGGTTATGCTAAATTTTTATCTGATGGTTATATTGATGGCGAATTTGTATTAGTGGAGAGTGAGCATGCTGCGATGAGTGGCTGTGTCGGAGCTGCCGCTGCGGGTGGAAGAGTCGCGACGGCGACGAGTTCTCAGGGGTTTGCCCTGATGGTTGAGGTGCTGTATCAAGCCGCAGGTATGCGGTTGCCTATCGTTTTGGCTCTTGTTAATCGTGCGCTTGCCTCTCCTTTGAATGTCAATGGAGACCATTCAGATATGTATTTAGGACGAGATGCTGGCTGGATCATGATAGATGCATTCAATGCCCAAGAAGCGTATGATTTGATGTTGATGGGCTTTAAAATAGCAGAAGATTTAAGTGTAAGATTACCGGTTATGATTAATCAAGATGGTTTTATTACCTCGCATACGGCACAAAATGTTAGACCTTTGCAAGATGAAGAGGCTTATGAATTTATAGGAGAATACCAATCGGTCAATCCGATGCTTGATTTTTCACATCCTGTGACGTATGGGGCGCAAACAGAGGAAGATTGGCATTTTGAATTTAAGGCACGACAACATAAAGCACTCATGGATTCCAAGGCGTGTATCCAAGAGGTTTTTGAATCATTTAAAACCGTGACTGCAAGAGAATACAATATCGTAGAAAGTTATGAGATGGACGATGCCCAAATCGCGATTGTAGCCCTTGGCAGTACGGTTGAGAGTGCCGTGTTTGCAGCAAGAAAATTGCGAGAAGAGGGCATCAAAGCCGGAGTGGTGGCCCCACGATTGTTACGACCATTTCCTTATGAGGCCATCAAAGACGCCCTGAAAGATGTCAAAGCGATTGCGACACTCGATCGATCATCACCCGGTGGTGCTCTTGGTATGCTCTATAATGAAATCAGTGCGGCACTGTATCAAGGGGATAATCGACCGATTATTAATAACTATATTTACGGCTTGGGTGGTAGAGATATGACACAAGAAAATATTATGGAAATTTTCAGAGATATCAAGAAAAATGCCGATGCTGGGAAACTGGTCACACCATTGCAACAGTTTAGTGGACTTCGCGGTCCTAAACTCTCTTTCTTTTAAATAGGAGTAAACAGATGAATAAAGAAATAAGAAATTTAAAACAGTTTTCAACATCCAATGACCGATTTGAAGGGGCGCATTTATTGTGTCCGGGATGTGCCCATTCCATTATTGTAAGAGAGTTATTAAATTGTACTGATGACAATCTTGTCATTGCCAATGCAACAGGATGTTTGGAAGTTTGTACCGCAGTCTATCCGCATACTTCTTGGGATGCGTCTTGGATTCATATTGGATTTGAAAATGCTGCGACATCTGCAAGCGGTGCTGAAGCGATGTATAAAGCATTAAAACGAAAAGGAAAATTAAAAGACCCCGATAAGCCTGTCAAATTTGTTGCCTTTGGTGGCGATGGTGCGACGTATGATATTGGATTTCAATTTTTAAGCGGTGCGGTAGAACGGGGTCATGATTTTACGTATGTTTGTCTTGATAATGAAGTCTATGCCAATACCGGTGGTCAAAGAAGTAGCTCCACTCCTATTGGTGCGAGTACGACGACAACACCAGCGGGGCGTATTAGCTATGGCGAGAAAAAAATGAAAAAAGATATCGTCTCGATTATGGCGGCCAATGGGGCTCCTTATGTCGCCCAAGTTTCACCAAACAAATGGAAAGATATGGTGAAAAAATATCAAAAAGCATTGAGTATTGAAGGACCTGCTTTTATCAATGCGATGAGTGCGTGTACGACAGAGTGGAAATTTCCTTCCAATGAAACGATTCAAG
This genomic window from Sulfurospirillum sp. 1612 contains:
- a CDS encoding DegT/DnrJ/EryC1/StrS family aminotransferase, which produces MNKEIPFYKPSIDIREKTYVQDVLELNETKISRKLEEQFAQYIGSKNAISTNNGTSAMHLAMCALDLKRGDKIICSVNSFPSVAEVIRHFDAEPVFVDIDEDDFNIDLDNLENILEKNRSKKLKGAFINHIAGQPTDLDKLYKIAKLYNINIIEDASDAMGATYNGKKIGGLKADITTFRFSPQMKHAIASGGILATNNENLKDRASLLRNHAIVNDGWDAHGNLGYVYDVVDIGLKYDLNELNAAYSLAQLEKNEEFIKRRQQIAKIYDKELKDCPHVNTPIQKRDHTYNQYIIKVDKNRDSFARELKERGINTSLHYIPIHLLSYYKQKYSIKVNDFPKALSNYQKILSLPIYHGLKDSEVHYICEQIIDISKTRV
- a CDS encoding NAD+ synthase, producing MKKYELIESYIIKFLRDEVYKTSLKKVVLGISGGIDSAVVAVLAKKAFGKDVLGIMMPSSFSSDSSLDDALTLCNAFDIAYETVSIAPLISTYFKDSDADNLRIGNFSARVRMSILYDISAKEHALVLGTSNKSELLLGYGTLFGDLASAINPIGDLYKTEIFEFATYLGVPQSIISKPPSADLWEGQSDEADLGFSYADLDQALHAFVDKRMNEQEMLDAGFESEIIALIQNRIYRNQFKRKMPIIAKISHRTIGHDFLYPRDIKL
- a CDS encoding pyruvate flavodoxin oxidoreductase subunit gamma is translated as MLEIRWHSRAGQGAVTGAKGLGDVIANTGKEVQAFAFYGSAKRGAAMTAYNRIDDQPIINHEKHMVPDYVLVIDPALALSADITAHEKNTTRYIVTTHLSKEALIKQVPKLAGKQVFTVDCMKISMETIGRAIPNTPMLGALMKVSGMFDVEYFKNAMLKVLSKFPQAVIDANMAAIDRAYNEVK
- a CDS encoding 4Fe-4S dicluster domain-containing protein; this translates as MDYLGWDQVEAGAVLPSFDEVKGDIALLKQAERDYAPTNSYTASVADWRVFKPVFNRDLCIDCQNCWVFCPDTAIIAVDKKMVGIDYEHCKGCGVCVDVCPTNQKSLLMFDENEDNDRALQNWPEKIKKEK
- a CDS encoding 2-oxoacid:ferredoxin oxidoreductase subunit alpha is translated as MAEKLKLQEVEVWDGNMAFAQAMRQAQIDVVAAYPITPSTPTVHGYAKFLSDGYIDGEFVLVESEHAAMSGCVGAAAAGGRVATATSSQGFALMVEVLYQAAGMRLPIVLALVNRALASPLNVNGDHSDMYLGRDAGWIMIDAFNAQEAYDLMLMGFKIAEDLSVRLPVMINQDGFITSHTAQNVRPLQDEEAYEFIGEYQSVNPMLDFSHPVTYGAQTEEDWHFEFKARQHKALMDSKACIQEVFESFKTVTAREYNIVESYEMDDAQIAIVALGSTVESAVFAARKLREEGIKAGVVAPRLLRPFPYEAIKDALKDVKAIATLDRSSPGGALGMLYNEISAALYQGDNRPIINNYIYGLGGRDMTQENIMEIFRDIKKNADAGKLVTPLQQFSGLRGPKLSFF
- a CDS encoding thiamine pyrophosphate-dependent enzyme; the protein is MNKEIRNLKQFSTSNDRFEGAHLLCPGCAHSIIVRELLNCTDDNLVIANATGCLEVCTAVYPHTSWDASWIHIGFENAATSASGAEAMYKALKRKGKLKDPDKPVKFVAFGGDGATYDIGFQFLSGAVERGHDFTYVCLDNEVYANTGGQRSSSTPIGASTTTTPAGRISYGEKKMKKDIVSIMAANGAPYVAQVSPNKWKDMVKKYQKALSIEGPAFINAMSACTTEWKFPSNETIQVSDLATDSLVFPLYEIEEGHKLTITYRPRKIIPVRDYLGAQGRFKHLFKKENEYLIEAMQKSVDAKWELLQRREEAGV